The genome window GAGCCTGTACCATGTCAGACATGACAGCCTCGTTTTCTCTTTATTGCGGTTGTGCAACTCAGCTTAAGCTTAGAGAGTTATCAGCTTGTCTGAGATCCCATAGCTTAGACATTCCAGTGAGGATTGGAAGTTGAATAATTCTTGTCCCTACAAGCATATGTCCTCATGGCCAGCCCAGAGCTCATCACAGGAGCTTTGGAGAAGAGACCACTCAGCGGAGTTATTCCAACCAGGCTGAGCAAGATGAGCATGTGTTCTGGGAACATGTTCTCAAGAGGCTTatgtctagcttttttttttttttttttttttttttttggtcacactTAAGTAGAGAACTcatctatatctatttatctatttatctatatctacATATCTATATAAAACTATTTAGCCATTTATTAGTCTTTTAGAGAATTTCTATTCTTAAACAAGAAAGCACATTATTTAcctccaccttaatttttaatTCTATTCTGTTAAAATTCTTTCCATCTGTGCTTCAACAGAAAATGTATTAGGCAATAAAGAATGTGCTTGTAAGAAATGTTAAGTTAAACTTACTAGAAATGTAAAAATGCTGTTAtatgggcatggtgacacacacttatctcagcactcaggaagcagaggcaggcagagttctgtgagttcaagaccatcccaGTTTGCATATCAAGCTTCAGgcgagccagggctacactgtgagaccctgtctcaagaaataaaaaaacaaataaaaaagcctaCTATTGTGAGCCTGCTTAGTCAGTGAAATCTTGTGCCTTGTAACTCATTTTCTTCAACTGTCCTTGCAGGTTTTTTATGcatattaattttggttttctttttctctttcactgtCTAGTTTATTTCTACAACTTCGGATGGAAGGATTATGGTGTGGCATCCCTCACTGCCATCTTAGACATGGTAAAGGTGATGACGTTTGCCTTACAGGAGGGGAAGGTGGCTGTCCACTGCCATGCAGGCCTTGGGCGGACAGGTAACCTTAGGAAGTCATATTGTAGTGTGGGCATAGTTAAATATGTAGGAATGAGATTTCCTAAGtctaaagagaaataatttttagaatCATAACAGAGTTTtggaattaaagaaataaaagatatttgAAGCGTCCTAAAGCTGTATAATAACCATGTACTGATAAGAGTATTTCTGAATAATTTAGAGCTGAAAACTCATTGTGTTTAAACATGTTTCTAAAACTATTTAAATGATCAGCTTATTTAAATGGAGCATCTCGTgttgataaataatatttttttaaatactgttttccttttttcttttcttttttattttgttttgtttttcaggacagggtttctttgtatagccttagctatcctagaactagctttgtagaccaggctggccttgaactcacagagatccgcctgcctttgccttccaagtgctgggattaaaggtgtgcaccataacTGCTCAGCTGGACATTGCATACATTATACCTCTGCAGATACTTCTCCTTATACTAAAGATCTCCTATGTCCCCATGAAAAAGGCTATATTGTATTCGCTGCAAACTGGAGGACATGTAGTTCTTAGAGGTTCTGATTTCATAACTAGATGTTCACAAATTTTGGAATTGTGTGGGTATCTTTGATTTGCCTTTTACATTAAGACTTGTTGACTATTGTATTATAATTAATTGATTATGAATTCTTACCAATAACTAGTGAAAAATAAGTCATCAATCATACTATTGCAGCTGACATCCTTAATAGCATTTGCTTATGTAACAGAGTTACATAGtggtctggaaaaaaaaacacagattagTGTAGGCATAGTTTGGAAGAATTGTCAGGCAGAGAAGTAGACTCTATGAATGTAATAATCCCAAAGCAAAACTTTGCCAgtatgggggagggctcagcaaGAATGTCCTTGATGATGATGGCAGAGATGACGGAGCAGGAAGTGCCGAGGGCAGAGTGGGTGGTGGATTAGATGGAAACGTCAAGAGCAGTTTACCCAGAACACAGAAGCAGGGTTTGGCTTCCTTCCATGCCAGAGGAGGCTAGACCAGGCCTTCAGCTCGCTTCTTCAGCCCTCCTCACTTCAGCACCCCCTAACCTGCCAGCCGTACTGACTCCACCTCAGCCCCACTTCATCTGCCAGCTGTGTGCTAGCTCATCTGGGGTGTAAAGCTGACTCAGTCACCGGAAGTAACTGCCACAAAGACCTATAAAAGTCTTTGCAGTAATAAATGCTTGAggggtggtagaatgcttgcctagcatacatgaggtcctgggtttgatatCCAGTACTATATAAAACCAGCCTGTACTGCATACttgtaatactagcacttggaaagtggaggccagaggatcaagagttcaaggtcatctttgtctgtatacagagttccaggccagcttaggTTACATGAGATTCTGTAttaaaaaacagcaacagaaaattggCAGGTGTCATTATTACTATCCCtcaaatgtgtttgtgtttatatgaTTTCTTAACAGTATTCAAGTCTTAAATCATCAAAGACTGGTACATGAACGAGCCTTTTCTCATATTAATCTTCTTTACTGTGTAGGTGTTCTAATAGCATGTTATTTAGTTTTCGCAACAAGAATGACTGCTGACCAAGCAATTATATTTGTGCGGGCAAAACGCCCCAATTCCATACAAACCAGAGGGCAGCTGCTCTGTGTACGGGAATTCACTCAGTTCCTGGCTCCACTCCGTAATATTTTTTCTTGCTGCGATCCCAAAGCACATGCTGTTACCTTAGCCCAGTACCTGATTCGCCAGCGGCATCTGCTTCATGGTTATGAGGCACGACTTCTGAAATATGTGCCAAAGATCATCCACCTCGTTTGCAAGCTGCTGCTTGACTTGGCTGAGAACAGGCCAGTAGTAATGAAGAGCACGTTGGAAGGACCTGAACTCTCTGCTGAGATTGAAAAGACTGTGTCTGAGATGGTTACAATGCAGCTGGACCAAGAGTTATTGAGGCAGAACAGTGACGCACCCGACCCGTTTAACCCCACTGCAGTGGTGGCCGAGTTTGAGAATCAGGATGGGATCCTTTCTAATGAGCGTGACTTTGACCCCCTCTGGAAGAGGAGGAATGCTGACAATCTTCAGCCCCTGACACATCTGAAAAGGCAGCTCAGCTACAGTGACTCGGACTTAAAGAGGGCCAAAGCTGTCCTGGAGCAAGGGGAGACACCTTGGACAGTGCCTGCCCAGGACTTGCTGGACCACAGCCTCCAGCATCAGAAGCACACCAGCCATTGTTATATGCCACCAACTCCAGAGCTAGGCCTAAATAAGGAAGCCTTGGTTCACAGCACATTTTCCTTCTGGACTCAACCAAAGTGTGGGGGCTTAGAAGGACTCAAGGATGATGGATCACCACTTTTCTGTAGGAAGGACATCCCAAAGGAAGTACAGCGGAGCAGAACTTTCTCTGTGGGCACTTCTTGTTCACACAATTCTGGGGAACCAATGCCCCCCAACTTTGCAAGTATCCATATGGATCCAGAGCAAGTCACCCACTGTCAGTGTCACGCTCCTGGTGGTTGGGTTCCAGGCTCTgttcaggaggaagggaggactcCCTGCAGCCCTCTAAACTGTGGCTCCAGTCCTAAGGCACAGTTCCCACAAGGACAGGAAACCCAAGACAGCACATACCTGTCGGAAGCCATGCCATATGCTGGTTTGCAGTCTGAACTGAGTGCCGAAGCTAGGCGAATACTGGCAGCCAAAGCCCTTGCAAATTTAAATGAGTTTgtggaaaaggaggaagtgaaaaGGAAAGTGGAAATGTGGCAGGTATGTGCAttccatttaatatatatatatatatatatatatatatatatatatatatatatgtacttatatatatttaaagagagGATAGATAtattacacaacacacacaagcacacacacacacacacacacgcatgcacgcgtgTGCATAGAAATGGTTTCATTAGGCCAAAAATATGTAACATGTTTTTCCAGACTCTTTGTTACAGGAAGATAGGAACTTGAAGTTTCCCAAGTGTGATGTGAACCTGGTGTAGAAACGACCCAGGGTGTTTGTGTAGCTGCAGCTAGATTTCTGTGTTCAAGAATACACCTTGTGTGATGCTTGCTCCACACATGATGTTCGTGTTGGTAGCGCTCTTCTCGGGGCGGCCACATCCACAGCAGATGGTGTTAGGAACTGGCCTGCGGTGTTTTTCTAACTGAGGGCCTGGAACAGGGAACCACAGTTTGGGAACCACTGGCCTAgtgatagaaagaaaacaaatttacttCCCAAAGCTTGTTGGTACAAGGGGTGAGTCAGGCCTCCCTTCTTGGCCTGCTCTCTCACAGACTTGATGGCCCCAGTAGGGTCACTTCAGACTTAGAGATGGCAAATGAAAATGACCCGTGTGCATCTGTCATATCTGAGAGGAGGACTCGGAAACCCACTTCTTGGCTCTTAGAATATGAAGTTTTACATTGAACTCCCTTTTTGGTGTTTCCCTCCTAGTAGGACGACAGTCTTTGGCTGTACTTTCCTACCTGGGATGAGCACCTGTCTAGAGAAAAGATGGGCCCCTAGAAACTCAGTTAGCAGAAATGGGGAACTGGCCCAGCCTGGGACTGACTTGGGCTTTTTGACTCAGAGAAATCCTGAATTGGTAGCCATACTCTTCTGTGGATTActtgaaaggttttattttatattataattatgtgtatttgtgaggGGCGGGGTATGTATAGTGGCATGTAGGTGCCCTCAGATCAGACGAGAGTGTCTGGTATCCCCagagctgagattgcaggcatttGTTAAGACAGctggtgtgagtgctgggaactgaacttaggtcctttggAAGTACATACTGTTAGCtgagagccatctcttcaggtcATGCTATTAAAGTAGTTGCTTCTCTTCCATATTCCACCATTTATAAAACCAAGAAGCTAAAACTTGTAAAAGCTAGGACATCTTCAGAGGTAGGAAATGATGTTAGGAGCTCTTACCAACTTACAGTGTACAacagaggagagaactgaataAAAGAGTATCTAACCTAATAAAAACTCAAACATTGTTTTCCTTCCagataaattttctttattccccTCTATAAACTGAAAAAAAGTCTCTCATTCACTCAGCCAATATTTCTCATGTATTATTGTATGTTGAGAGCTAACAAGTTAGGGGATCTTTGGTTAAGAATGCCATGGTTCCGCTCCCAGATGAGCCCTGTGTGTCCCTCAGCCAAGTGCCCATATGAGCTGAGAAGAAGCAGGTTTGGGCCAGGTGCTGTCAGCTAGACCTTTAATCAAAGCACTCGAGGCAGGAGTAGTCAAATCtgtgccagtctggtctacatagttccaggacatgcagggctacatagagaccctgcctcaaacaacaaaaacatgcgCATTTGGTTGGAGACAGGCTGTTTCTACATGTAGCACGTATAAAAGCATTTACTGGAGCCACAAAACTTCTATCTCCTTTACCTTCTTAGATTTATCTCAGGACTTTGAGTAAGTAAAAAAACCAGGTGTACTCTGGGAAAATAGTGTGATGCTGCGTGTCTGCGCTAGGCCGTTGGTGAGCATGCCTTGTACCTTTCGCAGCACCCCAGACACAGTGGACTGTTTATAGACTCTCTGTGACTTTTATGAATCAGTATCATAGGCGAGGACTAAGGACTCCAGAAGTCAAGTGGCTTACTCGAGGCCATGGTTCATGTGGCAGTATGTAGACAGGCTCTCCTCACATGCCTGCCTCACGGGGAAGCTTTGTCAAGCATCACGGTACAGTACTCACTTCACTCAGTTTTTGTTCTGCCCAGTTTAATCTCCTCATAGATCTATGAGATTCAATAAAAAGCTATCCTTTTCTGTACACAATATGTCAGATAGGTAGAAATACAGACAACTCCAAGTGTGGGCTTATTTATGTGATAAAGAGAAACCCATGGCCCAGGCAGTAAGGCAAGCCAGTGGAACACCTCCCTGCCATTTTCTAGCTTTGAGTATGCACAGGTTACTGTTTCCATCTCAGAGTTTATCTGTGAGGAACCTCCCTGTGGGGTGCTGTGAAAGTCTGAACTAAGTCCTGTGTAACTTTTCTAACCACTTTGTGGTACAGGCTACAAGTATTTACTGAGCAACTAAATGGATATTAACAactactgtgtttttttttttttatcattgagAAGTTTTATTTGATTTACCAAAGCATAAATCTGATCCCTGTCAGAAATTTCTTAACTCATCTTTGTGAGGTGAAGTCTTAAATTCTCGTGTGAGGCTGGTAGTAGTCTGAGTCATTAGAAATGAGCCCTCCAAGCCCGAGTTCTGGTTCCTGGACTCacataatagaaggagaaaaccagctccacaaagtcgtcttctgatctccacacacacatgctggtggcgtgcacatgcatgcacacaggcacatacacgaattcacacaaataaataaagtaatgaaaGCTCGTGCTTAAACTGTCTGCAGATAGTTGGGAGTGTTCACAAGGTTTCCCACTTGTTTTCGCCGTCCCAGATCTCAGGGTGCCAGGCTTGGTACTTCATCTATAGGGGTCATCTGTAGGGTTCTAAAAGGCACTTTAgaaaacacacaccacatttaCCAACTCTCATGaagttgtctctgtctctgtctctgtctctctctctctctctctctctctgtgtgtttaagagGTTTAGCTGAGACCCCCAAATTAACTTATAAATGGTCCCCTATTTCTAATCTACCATTTTACCTCATTTGCAGTccaaatttctgttttgtttaccaGATGTCTGAGAAAGAAGACTGCCTCTTGAACGCCATCTGTGGCCTCAATCAGAGACAGGGCTGCTTGCTTCGGTGGCCCTTCTCCTGTTAGTTAGCCTGCACTGTGTGTGGCAGGGATGAGACGAAATTTCGAGAAGCTCCTGAGTTAGCTGGGCATCCCTAGCTAGAGGTGCAGGCCCTGAGGATGGTCCAGATTGCACCTCAGAGCCCAGCCTTCACTCTTCAGTCGCTTGTGAATCCTCCAGTTAGGTCTATACACTTGCCTCTCCCcgtgtccatctctctctccctcttcctttgcaGAAAGAATTAAATTCCCGAGAGGGAGCCTGGGAAAGAATCTGTGGTGAGAGAGACCCTTTCATCTTGTGCAGTTTGATGTGGTCTTGGGTGGAGCAGCTGAAAGAGCCTGTAATCACCAAAGAGGATGTGGACATGTTGGTGGACAGGCAAGCAGATGCTGGTGAAGCCCTATTTTTACTAGAGAAGGTAAAGTAGGTATTGGACCAGCTAATGAGTTTAATTTAGGCCCTCAATGTAAGTTTCAcacatgtgcaaaaaaaaaaaaaaaggaatgaaaattgTATTTAGGTCTATTTtagtgggttttcttttctttttcccctaaTTTTGTGTCCATGGTCtccatgtgtttgtatatgtgagtGCAATGCTCAAAGAAGACACAAGAGGGCATTCGATACCCCTGGAGCTGAACTTCCAGGCCCTTGTGAACCACctagtgtgggttctgggaactgaactcaggtcctctgcaagagcagcacatgttcctaaccaataagccatctctccagtcccccagttTAGTAGTTTTTCTAAGATAAgagaaattggggctggagatgtagcttggtggtagaggaCTAGCCTAGTGTGTACAAAGCCCAGGGTTTGATCTGCAGCACTGTAGTTACAGAGAAATTGATGCACAACATAAGCATATAGAAATGGCAGtggaccgggcggtggtggcgcacgcctttaatcccagcactcgggaggcagagccaggcggatctctgtgagttcgaggccagcttgggctaccaagtgagtcccaggaaaggcgcaaagctacacagagaaaccctgtctcgaaaaaccaaaaaccaaaaaaaaaaaaaaaaaaaaaaaaagaaatggcagtgaatacttgtaaccccagccctcaggaggtagaagTAGTTTTACAAATTTGAagccatccttgactacatactGGATTCAAGGTTATCTTATATGCAGCAAGATAGTCTCAAAACCAAGCTGGGGAAGTAGCTCTGTGGTAGGTCATTGCATATTGTGTACAAGGGCCTAGGTCTAATGCCCACCCCTAAAAGGAAGATATCCATAGCCTGGGAGACCAAAGTGATTATACTTTAGGAATCATTTCTCcaatgtgaatgctgggagaGTCATTAAATCCTTACaacctttcatttttaatctttcaaTATACATCTTAACATAGTAACTATCATTAAATTTTGGATTTCATTTTGGCTTAAAAGTATGGTGTTTtgtcaggtgtggtagtgcacacctttaatcccagcactagggagtcacatttctctgagtttgaggacagtctacctagtgagattctgtcccaaaaaaccaactggtatgatttttttcatgaatggATGAGCATCTCAGTGACTATGATGCAGATTGGAATATATActccttagaattttttttaaagggaatgtATGTatcacaggcacacatatgtgtgcatatatctatatagctcagttgatagagcatgggactcttaatctcagggttgtaggttcgtgccccacattgggcaccaattgtagacaaatttctaaacagtcttattaaataagaaacagagccaaatacaggggtgtaAGCTGTcaagatcagagcaatagccgccaactaaccttagctcaccacatcaccatagcttcccaagagagcctcttcctgtctagcctGTGCCTTTTTTGCCTTGCtgttctcattggctcttaacccagccacctcacttccttgtcactgcctgtctatatagacctccaggtctctatggttggtactgggattaaaggtgcgtgtcaccactcttggctgtgtccttgaatatacaaagactctgcctgccatgtgatcagactaagggtgtgtgccactgtctGACTTCTGTCTATGGCTGACTATGAccactgatctccaggcaaactttatttattaacatacaaataaaatatcaccacatacatcCTTACATCCAGGTTGCTACTGGAGGCTTCATCTGCCCACTTTCCCAGGTAGTATCTGCAGTGAGCTGGGCACACAGTACTGACTGCTTGGTGCCCAAGTAAGCTGTACACTC of Peromyscus leucopus breed LL Stock chromosome 5, UCI_PerLeu_2.1, whole genome shotgun sequence contains these proteins:
- the Ptpdc1 gene encoding protein tyrosine phosphatase domain-containing protein 1 isoform X2, which gives rise to MAAGVLPQNEKPYSTLANDSGYAANMDENSERPTPKYTKVGERLRHVIPGHMACSMACGGRACKYENPARWSEQEQAIKGVYSSWVTDSILAMARPSSELLEKYQIIEQFLGHGIKTIINLQRPGEHASCGNSLEQESGFTYLPEAFMEAGIYFYNFGWKDYGVASLTAILDMVKVMTFALQEGKVAVHCHAGLGRTGVLIACYLVFATRMTADQAIIFVRAKRPNSIQTRGQLLCVREFTQFLAPLRNIFSCCDPKAHAVTLAQYLIRQRHLLHGYEARLLKYVPKIIHLVCKLLLDLAENRPVVMKSTLEGPELSAEIEKTVSEMVTMQLDQELLRQNSDAPDPFNPTAVVAEFENQDGILSNERDFDPLWKRRNADNLQPLTHLKRQLSYSDSDLKRAKAVLEQGETPWTVPAQDLLDHSLQHQKHTSHCYMPPTPELGLNKEALVHSTFSFWTQPKCGGLEGLKDDGSPLFCRKDIPKEVQRSRTFSVGTSCSHNSGEPMPPNFASIHMDPEQVTHCQCHAPGGWVPGSVQEEGRTPCSPLNCGSSPKAQFPQGQETQDSTYLSEAMPYAGLQSELSAEARRILAAKALANLNEFVEKEEVKRKVEMWQKELNSREGAWERICGERDPFILCSLMWSWVEQLKEPVITKEDVDMLVDRQADAGEALFLLEKGQYQTILCVLHCIVSLQTLPVEVEEACLSHAIKAFTKVNFDSENGPIVYNTLKKIFKHTLEEKRKMAKDSPRPGLS
- the Ptpdc1 gene encoding protein tyrosine phosphatase domain-containing protein 1 isoform X1, whose product is MPVSQCSSSVSKPELASACLQLLPAPASAMQVQEPSRRPSAVHFLSAFLQGRRHSTSDPVLRLQQARRGSGSATKLLSSSSLQVMVAVSSVSRPEGNPTFPERKKNSERPTPKYTKVGERLRHVIPGHMACSMACGGRACKYENPARWSEQEQAIKGVYSSWVTDSILAMARPSSELLEKYQIIEQFLGHGIKTIINLQRPGEHASCGNSLEQESGFTYLPEAFMEAGIYFYNFGWKDYGVASLTAILDMVKVMTFALQEGKVAVHCHAGLGRTGVLIACYLVFATRMTADQAIIFVRAKRPNSIQTRGQLLCVREFTQFLAPLRNIFSCCDPKAHAVTLAQYLIRQRHLLHGYEARLLKYVPKIIHLVCKLLLDLAENRPVVMKSTLEGPELSAEIEKTVSEMVTMQLDQELLRQNSDAPDPFNPTAVVAEFENQDGILSNERDFDPLWKRRNADNLQPLTHLKRQLSYSDSDLKRAKAVLEQGETPWTVPAQDLLDHSLQHQKHTSHCYMPPTPELGLNKEALVHSTFSFWTQPKCGGLEGLKDDGSPLFCRKDIPKEVQRSRTFSVGTSCSHNSGEPMPPNFASIHMDPEQVTHCQCHAPGGWVPGSVQEEGRTPCSPLNCGSSPKAQFPQGQETQDSTYLSEAMPYAGLQSELSAEARRILAAKALANLNEFVEKEEVKRKVEMWQKELNSREGAWERICGERDPFILCSLMWSWVEQLKEPVITKEDVDMLVDRQADAGEALFLLEKGQYQTILCVLHCIVSLQTLPVEVEEACLSHAIKAFTKVNFDSENGPIVYNTLKKIFKHTLEEKRKMAKDSPRPGLS